The segment GCCGAGGCCGCCCAGCAGCGCATCGTCGATCTTCATCCGTCCGATCCTTCGGAGAAGCACCGCCTGATCGACATCCGGATGAAGGCGGCCGAATTCGCCGGCAATGGCGATCGCGAAGCGGCGCTGCGAGGCGTGCTCGCGCTCGATCCGTCGTGGCCCGCGGCAGCGACCGCCCGTGCGGCGATGCTCGCCGAACGCGGACAAAATCGCGCCGCGCTTCGCATCCTCGTGCGCGCGGCGAAGCGGCGGCCTGCCGAAGAGACGCTACGCGCCCTCGACGAAATGCTCGAGAAGGGAAGCCCGCGAAAGATGCTGTCGGTCTACCGCAAGCTTCGCCGGGGCAACCCGGCGAGCAGCGAGCTGGTGCTGCACCTTGCGGCCAATCTGGTGCGGCTCGGACGCCACGGCGAAGCGGAAGCACAGCTTCGCGAGCTGGAGGGAGCGACCGGCCGCGAAGCGGCGCTCGTCGAGAGCCTTCGCGCGCGCATTCTCGAAAGCCATTCGGATTCGGCCGGCGCCGCCGATGCACTTCGCCGCGCGCTCGACAGCTCCCTCGAGGGTTAGCAGGCCGCGGGAAATTCCATCCCTTCGGTGCGGGTCCGCAACCCGCTAGCAGGCATCTGCGCGCGAGAGCTCGCGCGCGATCGCCGCCAGCCCCGCAAGATCGTGCACGTCGCGGCTCTGCTCGGGCACGACGCGCAGCGAGATTCCTTCGGGAAGCTCCGCTTCGAACACTTCGCGGCGCACTTCCTGCGCAGCCGCCTGCACGATGCGCGCCTCCAGTGTCCCGCGCAGCCAGCGCACCACCGCCGGCGCAACGCCTTGTGCGGCCAGTGCGGCCATCAACGGCGCCAGAGGGTCGTCGCCGGCATCCGGCACGCGATCGTCCAGGCGATCATGGCTCGACGCGCCCCGTTGCCGCACGAATCGCCGCGGATCCTCGATGCCGTCGGCAACCTGCAGGCGATTCATCACCACGCCCTTGAGCGATACGCCGAGCTGCTGCATCCGCTCGGTGAGTCCCTCGGCATCTTCGAGCACCTGCTCGTCCGGTCCCGTCACGAGCACGAACGCCGTCGATGGATCCTGCAGCAGTGCCCTCACCTTGCGGCTGCGCGCAGTGACACCGTCGACGAGGCTCTCGATCGCCGAAAAAAATGACGCGATTTCGCTCAGTGCCTGGATACCGGTGGCATCCTCGATGCGCTCGAAGACGAAGCGCGCACCGCGGCTGGCGGCTTTCCACGCGCTCCATCCTGCCGAGGCCGGACCGGCGAGCCACGACAGCAGCGTGCGGTCGAACAGGTCCTCGAGGCGACGCGGAGCCTCGAGGAAATCCAGCGCGTGACGCGACGGCGGAGTGTCGAGCACGATCAGGTCGAAGTTGCCGCTCTCCTCGATGCGGCAAAGCTCTTCGATGGCCATGTACTCGGTCGAGCCGGCGAACGAGCGCGACACGTTCTGGTAGAACGGGTTGGCCAGGATCGTGTCGCGCACCTGCGGATTCGGCGAATGGCGCGCGATGAACTCATCCCACGCGCTCTTCTGGTCGAGCATGCCGGCCCACAGCGTCGCCGACGGATCGAGGCCGGCCTGCTCGAAGCGGCGCGGCTCGATGCGCTCGCCGCCGGGGCGCAGCTCGCCGGCGCCGAGCGCTTCGGCCAGCCGCCGCGCCGGATCGATCGTCAGCACCATCGTGCGGCGGCCCGCCAGTGCTCCGACCAGCGCGAGCGCCGCCGCAATGGTCGTCTTGCCCACGCCTCCGCTGCCGACGCAGACGACGACGCGATGCCGGGCCAGCACCTCGTCGATGCCCGCGTTTTTCGCGTTCCTCTCTCCCCTCGCCTCCCGCTCGTCCCTTTCCTCCCTTTCGATCATGGGTTTCCCCGCTGCGAACGAGCCAGCTTCGGCCGGAATCCGGGTTTACGCCGCGCCGCGAGCATCGAAACCAGCTCGCGCGCATCGTCGATCCCGAATTCCTCGCGCACCAGCAGCGGCACGCGTTCCGCTCTCAAGCCGGTGCATTCCTCGAGACGCGAGATGGCGGCCTGCTGCACCGCGTCCCACTCGAGCGCGTCGGTCGCCGCTTCGGTCATCGCAGCGCGAAGACGCTCGGCTTCGCCCTCTGCGGGCAGGCGGCCGAGCACCTCGATCGCCTCGGCGGCGCCGCGAGGAACCGGCGGCCGGCAGCGATTGACGAACAGGTCTCCGAGCGGAAAGTGCAGGTCGCCGCGCAGCCGCTCGATGATCGAGCAGGCTTCGGTCACCGGCATTTCTTCCGGGGTCGCGACGACGTGGACGCAGGTGCGTTTCGGATCGGCAAGCAGCTGCTGGACCCGGGTCGCTTCACGGTGCACGAGGCCGCTTCGAAACGCGGTGGCAGCGGCCGACGGCATCTGAAGGTACTGCAGGCTGTGACCGGAGGCTCCGGCATCGACGAACATGCGTTCCCACACCGGCTGCCCGTCGGCCATGCGGCGCTCGGCTTCGAACCAGATCTTGCCGACCGTCATCAGCTCTTTCAGGCCCGGCGCGCCGGCGACGAAGATCGAGTAGAACCTGCTCGCGAACACCAGCGACAGCAGGCGCTTGATCGGGATGACCAGGCGCAGGTATTCGGCCAGCGCTTCGTCGCCTTCGAGCGTGAGGAGAGTCAGGTGGGGAGCGACGACGCGGGGAGCGCCCGGCACGATGTCTTCGGCATCGAAAAGGCGCGACAGGCCCCCGTGGCGCCCGATCTCGGCGACGAGAGTACGCTGCCCGTGCGAGGCCGCCTCCAGGCCCAGGGCCGCCGTCAGCGTCGATTTTCCGACTCCGCCCTTGCCGACGACGAACTGGAGGCCGGCATCGCTCAAGCGGCCCGAGCGTGCCCGCCGCTTCCCGCGTTGGCAATCGCCCGCCTATTGCCGCGCCTGCGCCGCACCTCCGCCCCCTGCGCCCCTTCTGCGCGCTTCCCCGGTCGGTGCACCGCGCGAGTTTACCGGAGACGGCGCCGCGGATAGCCTTGTGCCGATGCGACTGCCCCGTCCCCTGCTTCGCAAGTTCGCCGTCGCCGGCACCGTCGCCGCGGCCTGCGCCGTTTTGTCTGCCTGCAGCGCCGCTCCGACGCCGCCGGAGGACGACCTTTTCCGGGAAGCGTCGATCGCCCTGGAAGACGAGAGCTACGCCACCGCGATCAGCGACTACAAGAAGCTGCTCGAGCAGTACCCTTTCTCCGACAAGGCCGAGATCGCGAGCCTCAACATTGCGTACGCCCACTATCTGACCGGGCAATACGGCGATGCGATTGCCTCGTTCAACGATTTCGAGCGCCTCTATCCGGTCAGCCCGCTGCTGCCGTTCGTCAGTTACACGATCGGCATGTGCTGGCTCGAGCAGGCCAAGGACGGATTCCGCGATCCGACCGCGTCGGCCGAGGCGCTGCGCCAGTTCAAGAAGGTCGCAAGCGAGTTCCCGCGGACGCTCTACGCCGATCTTGCCGTGTTTCGCCAGCAGCAGGCCCGCGAGGATCTTGCGGCCCACGAGCTCGTCGTCGGCGACTTCTACCGTCGCAAGAAACGCTACGACGCCGCGCAGAACCGCTACAGCTACGTGATCACCCAGTATCCCAACACGGAGAATGCCGCGCGCGCGGCTGCGCGCCTGAAGGATGTGCAGCTCGCGGGGGCCAGCCAGGCCGAAAAGGCGCAGCAGGCGAAAGACCAGAAGACCGTCGACGACATCACGACGAAGGCAGCGGCCGAGGCCAAGCACGAGCAGATCGAAGGCAAGCCGACGGTCAAGATCCACGCCGAGCCGCCGGTCGGCGCCCCTACCCCTGACACTCCTCCCGGCGATCCTTCGGCGAGCAAGCCTACGCCGCCGTCGCCGCCGCAGCCCTGATCCGGCGGCACGGCGGACTTCGGCGGCAGATGCTGCTCGCCGGCCCGCTTCTTACGAATTTTGCAGCAGGCGCAGCCTCAGCGCCGCTCGCGTTGCCTCGCCTGCGCCGATCTCATCGAGATAGCCGCTGACCGAGCCCCAGCGCGCATCCATGTCGGCGATCATCTTTTCCATCCGTTCCGCCGGGCTGCCGCAAAGGTAGAGCACGATCTCCGGATCGTAGCCCTCGCGCTCCATCAGCGCGCGCGTCGCTTCGACGAACGGCTGGAGGTAGCGCTCCGACATCGCGTAGTCCTCGATGACGACGGAGTCGGCAACGCCGAGCACCCGCAGCAGCACCGCGGTGACGACGCCCGTGCGGTCCTTTCCTCCGGTACAGTGGATCACCGCCGGCTGCGCATGCGACGAAGCGAGGTACTCGACCACTTCGCGCACGACCGGCGCGCCCTCTTCGAGCATGTCGAGGTAGCGGTTCTGCAGGTCGACCTTGGTCCAGTCGATGCGCGAGTCGCCGAGCGACAGCGAAACCTTGACCAGCGGCACGTGGCGGTGACGCTCCAGCCGCGACGAGAACGCACCGGGACCGTCGTGGGCGAGCTCGAGGTCGCTGCGAAGGTCGAAGACTCGGCCGATCCGGAGAAGCTCCAGGCGTGCCTCGTCGGTCGGCGTCAGATTCGTCAGGCGATCGGAGCGAAAAACGAGGCCGGGGCGGATGCGCGCGGCGCCGGCCGCCTCGATGCCGCCTAGGTCGCGGAAATTGTAGGCGCCCTCGAGGGGGACACGGACACTCGTCATCGGCGGAGTCTTTCACGCGCCGGCCAACCGCAAAAACGAGGCTCTGCAGCCGCGAAACACCCGCAATACCGGCACGCGACGGCGGTCTTGCCTGTTTCCCGAACGCCCGCCGGCGCACCAGGCGCGACCCGGCCGCGACGACAAAAGCGGTTGACCACCGGCAACGGCGCGGCTATACCCGGCCTCACCTTATTCAGAGTGGCGGAGGGAAAGGGCCCTGCGATGCCACAGCAACCGGCCCGTCGAAAGACGGGTGCTGGTGCTAACTCCCTCACCCGCCGTCGGCCAGACGGTGTGGGTGGAAGATAAGGTCGAGTCTGCCCTCTCTCCGGCACCTCTTCCTTATCGCACGCGGCAGGAAGAGGTTTTTTTGTACCCGGATTTCGACAGCCTTCGACACCTTGCCTCCCAGACCCCTGGGCCTTCGACGAAAATGCTCGTCGTCGGCGCCGGTGCTCTCGGATGCGCGGCCGCGCGCACGCTGGCCCGCGAGCCGGGCGTCGCGCTCACGCTCGTCGACGACGACCGCGTCGAGCTTTCCAACCTGCAGCGCCAGGTGCTCTATCGCGACGACGACATCGGCAGGCCGAAGGTGGAAGCTGCGTGCGAAGCGCTCGAGCGCGAGTTCGATGCGACAGTCTCGGGCGTTGCGAGCCGTTTCGATGCGACGACCGGCACCGCTCTGGTTGCCGGTGCCGATATCGTCATCGACGCGACCGACGATCCGCCGACCAAGTTCCTCATCAATCGCCTCTGCGTCGAAGCGTCCAAGCCATGGATCTACGCTGGAGTGGCGAGGACTTCAGGCCAGTGGATGCTCGTCGTCCCGGGGCGCAGCGCCTGTCTCGAATGCGTGTTTCCTGAAATTCCCGGCGCGGCCGAGACGGCCGAAGGCTGTTCGGCCCTCGGCATCCTCGCGCCCGTCGCCGGCGTCGTCGGCTCGATGCAGGCGCTGGTGGCGCTGGCGTTTGCCGCAAATCCGCAGCGTTCGCGTCCGGGACGCCTGCACGTCTACGAGCTTGGCGGCGCGCGCTCGCGAGCCGTCGATTTCCCGCCGCGCGCAGACTGTTTCTGCCGCGCCGCAACCCTTCCCGCCGCAAACACCGCGGCGGCCGCCGTCCAGGCCGCAGGGCCACGATAGGATCAAGCAGGAGAACCCAGCCATGACCAGTTTCACTACAGGCCTCCAATGCCGCGAATGCCACGAGAAATACCCGTGGAGCCCCCTGCACGTCTGCGAGCTGTGCTTCGGGCCGCTCGAGGTGCAGTACGACTATGAAGGAATCGCGCGCACGCTGACGCGCGAGCTCATCGCTTCGCGCCCTCGCAACCTGTGGCGCTACCGCGAGCTGCTGCCGGTTTCGGGAGAGCCGAAGGTCGGCCTCTACTCGGGCTTCACGCCGCTGGTCAAGGCGGACAACCTGGCCCGCGTGCTCGGCGTCAAGGACCTCTGGGTCAAGGACGACTCGTGCAACCATCCGACGTTCTCGTACAAGGACCGCGTCGTGTCGGTCGCGATCTCGGCGGCCGTCGAGTTCGGTTTCGACACGGTCTCGTGCGCGTCGACCGGCAACCTTGCCAACTCGGTGTCGGCGCACGCTGCGCGCGCCGGCCTTCGCTGCTTCATCTTCATCCCGAACAACCTGGAGCGCGGCAAGGTGATCGGCTCGACCATTTACGATCCGACGGCTGTCGCGATCTCGGGTAACTACGATGACGTCAACCGTCTGTGCACCGAGATCGCCGACAAGTACGGCTGGGCCTTCGTCAACATCAACCTGAGACCGTTCTACACCGAAGGCGCCAAGACGTACGGCTTCGAAGTGGCCGAGCAGCTCGGCTGGAACCTGCCGAAACACATCGTCGTGCCGACTGCCGGCGGCACGATCCTTCCGAAGATCGCCAAGGCTTTCGACGAGCTGATCCAGGTGGGGCTGGTCGAAAAACAGCCGTACAAGATCTACTCGGCCCAGGCTGCCGGCTGCGCGCCGGTGGTCAACGCGATCCGCCGCGGTGCCGACCTGATCGAGCCCGTCAAGCCGCACACGATCGCCAAGTCGATCGCGATCGGAAATCCGGCCGATGGTTACTACGTGCTCGGCGCCGTGCGCGACAGCGGAGGCTGGGGCGAAGCGGTGACTGACGCCGAGATCGTCGAAGGTATCCGCCTTCTGGCGCGCACCGAAGGCATCTTCACCGAGCCTGCCGGCGGCACGACCGTCGCCGTCACCAAGAAGCTGATCGAGCAGGGCCGCATTCCGCGCGACGAGACGACGGTGATCTGCGTGACCGGCAACGGATACAAGACGATCGAAGCGGTGCAGGACGCCGTTCCGGTGCCTCACGAGATCGCCGCCAAGCTCGAAGACTTCGATGCCCTGTACGAAGGGCTCGACCACAAGGCCGGCGTGCGGCGCATCGCCTGACGCCGCAAAGCCTTCCATTCAAGGAGAACCAGCCATGTCCGTCCGTGTCAGAATCCCCACCCCGCTTCGCAAGTACACCGCAGGCAAGGACGCCGTCGCCGCCGAAGGCGCAACGATTGCTGCGATCCTCGACGACCTCGAGAAGTCGTGTCCCGGGCTCAAGGAGCGCATCTGCGACAGCGAGGGCGCCGTTCGCCGCTTCGTCAACCTGTACATCAACGGCGACGACATTCGTTTCCTCGACAACACCGGCTCGCCCGTCAAGGACGGTGACGAGATCAGCATCGTGCCGGCCATCGCCGGCGGTGCGCCCGCGCGCCGGTAGCACACTGCGGAATCCGGCCCACCTGCGTCGGGAAATCCGATAGGCTGCTTCGTTGTGACGCTTGGATCTCGCCGCTCGCCGGCTCGCCTCTCGGGGGACGGGCCCGGCATCGTCGATCTGATCGGCAGGACGCCGCTCGTGCGCCTGCGCTGCCTCGCGCGCGAGCTCGCGCCGGGCGTGGAACTGTACGGCAAGCTCGAAGGCTTCAATCCCGGCGGATCGGTCAAGGCGCGCGCAGCGTGGAACATGGTGCGCCGCGGGCTGGAAAGCGGAGAGCTGAGGCCGGGCAAGACGATCCTGGATTCGACGTCAGGCAACACCGGCATCGCACTTGCGATGATCGGCGCCGCGCTCGGTTACGCGGTGCGGCTGGTGATGCCAGAGAACGTTTCGACGGAAAGAAAGCGCGTGCTCGAGGCCTACGGCGCCGACGTCGTCTACTCGAATCCCCTCGAAGGCAGCGACGGGGCGATCCTGGTCGCGCGCGAGGTCTACGCTGCCGACCGGGAGCGCTACTTCAAGCCCGACCAGTACAACAACGAAGCCAACCCCGAGGCGCACTACAAGACCACGGGTCCGGAGATCTGGGAGCAGACCGGCGGCCGCGTTACGCACCTCGTCGCGACGATCGGCACCGGCGGAACCGTCATCGGCAGCGGGCGCTTCCTCAAGGAGCAGAGCGCCGCTGTCGAGATCGTCGCGGTCGAGCCGGACGACGCGTTCCACGGCATCGAGGGGCTCAAGCACATGGAGAGCTCGATCGTGCCGGGCATCTGGCACCGCGACGGCGTCGACCGTCTGGTCGGGGTCGCAACCGACGACGCGTACGACATGGTCTATCGCCTTGCCGCCGAGGATGGGCTCGTGCTCGGGCAGTCCTGCGGCGCGGCCGTCGTCGGTGCTCTCCAGGTCGCGCGCGGCCTGGAGTCCGCCTGCATCGTCGCGATCCTGCCGGACTTCGGCGACCGCTATCTTTCCACCAACCTGTGGCTCGGCTGGCGCGACCGCCACGAGCTTGCCGCCTCGCGCGCGCACGGCTGAAGGAGCACCGTCATCACCATGGCCATCCAGCGTTTCTACCTCACGTACAGCCAGGAAAAGATCAAGGAGCCGATCATCTACTCGGTCGGCAAGAAGTTCCGCGTGGTCACGAACATCCGCAGCGCGTCGGTGTCCGATCACATCGGCATCGTCGGCCTCGAGCTCGATGGCGAGCAGGCGGAGATCGATGCAGCGGTCGAGTGGATCGCCGCGCAGGGCGTCAAGGTCGAGCCGATCGAGAAGAACGTCATCGAGTAAGGCGTGCCCGGCGATCCGGTTCGATGATCCTCTTCGATGATCCTCTTCGATGATCCCCTTCGATGATCCCCTTCGATGATCCTGCACGAGTGATTCGTGCTCGATGACGATGCGATCGCGCGCTATGCGCGCCAGATCGTCGTGCCCGGCATCGGGGCTGCGGGCCAGGGGAAGCTCTTCGCTTCCGCCGCGCTCGTGCTCGGCAACGGGCGTGGATGCGAGCAGGCGGCGCTCTATCTGACCGCTGCCGGAGTGCGCGTTTTCGTGAAGCCCCAAGACCTTCCCGCCGCCACGACGATCGACGTCGCGATCGCCTGCGATGCGACGGCTCTCGATGACGCTGCCCACGCTTCTCTGCTCGGATGGAACGCTCCGGTCTGCTGGTACGTGCTCGATCGCGGGGGGTTCACGAGCGGCGTGCATCCGGACGCGCAGTTACCGGCCGCCGCGCCGCGAACGCTCGACGGCGCGACGGATGCATTGCACGACGCCGCAGCCTGCGACGTGGCCGCCGTCGCGTGCGCGATCCTGGTCGGCCTGCCGTGGCGGCCGGGCCTGTTTCATTTCGAGATCTGACTGCAATCCCACTGCGCCAGGATTGGCCGGCAGCGCACGCGGGACCGGTTGCGCTACAGGCTCGCGTCCACCGCCAGAAGAGCTTCCGTGCGCGAAAGTGCGATCTGCGCGCAGGCTCTCGTCACGTCGTGCACCATGGTGCGATCGAGAGTCACGAGAAACTCGCGAGCGGAAATCTTGCGCGCGAACATCCGCGTTGCCTGCAGGCGGGCGCGGGCGGTCCCCTCGTCGCCCAGGCTGCGGTAGACGAACGCAGTCAGCGGCGACACGGTCAGATCGCCCACCGACTCCCTCGCGCGTCCCGTTTCCAGCACGGCGAGAAGCTGTGAGTCGACGCGCGCCGAAGCAGGCGCCGGTGGCAGGAACTGCTCGACCCGGTCGGGCCTGCCGCCCGTCTCGTGGATATCTCCGAGAAGCATGGACACCGGGCAGTCCCCGCCTGTCACCGTCGCGAGTGCCTCGATGATCGCGATGGTGGCGACTTTCGATCCGAGGTAGCGGCCGGCGAACTCGAGGTTGCGGCGCGCTGCCGCGCGCAGATCGGCGAACTCCGTCGCCGCGGGCGTGCCCCGGTAGCGGTGAAAGATGTGGTCCGGATCGAGCGTGGCGAGGAATGCTTCCATGCGCGTGAGCGCTTCGCGGTATTCCCGGATCGAATAGACACCCACGGCTGCCAGCGGAGCATTGGATTCCTCGATGAGTTGCCAGGTGGTCGCGAGGAAGATGCCAGGATCGGGCTCCGCGAAGGTGATGACGTCACGGTTGCCGAGCACCACGGCATCATTCAGGATGGCGTCGATCTCGTCTTCCCGCAGCGCAATGTCCAGCATCCGGCCCAGCGCGCGCACGCGACCGGCGAGCACTTCCGACGGTTCGTTGCCATCGCGATCCACGCCGCGAAACGGCACGGTCGCCTCGATGCAGGCCGCGACTGCGATCACACCGGACAGCGGCAGGTAGGGTTGCAATTCGCGAGCCGCCACCACGGCGCTCAGGAACTCGTTGAGCCCGCCGTACAGCGGCAGCGTCTGTCCGGCCTCAAAACCGAACAGGGTCGCACACGCGAGCAGACCGGCGTCGCCGACCTCGATCGGCTTCAGCACCACGGTCTGCTTGCCCGACCTCGTCACCCGCTTCAGAAGTCCGTGCGCGCGCCGCGGGAAACCTCCGTCGAGTTGGAAATAGACGAGATCGTGAAACAGCGTCGCGAGCACCTGGCGCGGGTTCATCCCTTCGCACATCGCGAACACGTGGGCCGAGGTGTGGTACACGCGCCGACCCTGGTCCATCGAGTCGTGGATGAGCATGGCGAGTCTCTCGATGTCCTCGTCCGGCACGTCGGCCGACAGCTCCCGGAACGCTTCGGCGAACAGGCGAATGAAGTGGTTGATCGTCGCGATGGCCATGACCGGAATCTCGTGCCGCCCGGCGCGAGAGGGCACGCCCTGCGTGTCGCACGGCCCGCGATGCCCGCCCACCCACGTCTTGCGCGAGTATCGCTCCGATTGCGGGCTCCGTCCATCGCGTGAATCCCGGGCGTTCGTCACAGGAGCTGCGTGCGGCATACCGTGGCGGTTGCAGCGGGCTGCACATGGGACGAATCGGCGCCTACGGGAAGGCTCCGCACGCGGTGGTGTGGGAGTCGGCGGTCGGGCGCCTGATCGGCGATCGATATCTGGAGCGGAGGTGACGAGGAGTTCAGCGCGGCGCGAACGGCATCGGCGGCAGGTCGATCTCGAAGCCGAACACTTCGACGAGCAGGAACACGACGACGAGCAGCGCGAAGCTCATGACGAGCAGGCTGGCGACCGCCACCCCCGACATCACGAAGATCGTCGCCGCGCCGGCAACCGAGACGAGCGGCGACAGGTAGGACCAGCGGTTCCAGGGATACACGGGCGCGAACAGCGTCGAGAAGCTGGGACCGCCGTCATCGGGACCGCTCCAGCGCCCTTGCTCGCCCGGACCTGTCCCGAGCCCGAAAGGGAACCCGGATGCTTCGTACTGCTGGGATCCCGCCATTGCGGAGCGCGCCTCAGTGCTGGCCGGTGGGTGCTACGGCAGCGGGCGCCGCAGACGGCATCGCCGCCTGCACGGCCGGCGTCGGGCAGTGCGAGTCGGATGCGGAAGCGCCCTCAGCGTCTTCCGGGTCGTCCGCAGCGTTGCTGTCGCCCGAGGACTTGGCGTCGTCGAATGCCGCATCCTCGGTGCGCCACGGGCGCGAGCCGATGGTGATCACCAGCGTGCCGTTGTCGTCGCGCGGTCCTCCGAGCAGGACCACCGATCCGAGCTCGAGCTTGACGTACGTGTTGACGACCGGGTGGTTGTCTTCGTTGAGCAGGATGTGCAGGCGAAGATGGTCAGGCGTGTGCTCGCGCGTCGTGATGTGCAGGTAGCGGCCGTTGGGCAGGTCCATGCCGCACTGGCCGCCGTTGCCGTGCAGCACGCGCGTATCGCTTCGCACGAGGGTGTAGCTCTTGAACCGAAGCTGTTTCAGCTCGCCGCGAAGGCTGGCCAGGCGCGAGTCGAAGGTACGTCCGGAGTTGGACGCGAGAACGGTGGCGATCTGGATCGTCGTGCGGTTTTCCGCCAGCGCCGAGGTCGACAGCAGGGACGCCAGCGAAACCGCGGCCAGAACGAACCTGGAGGGTTTGATCATCGCTCTAGGCCGGCCAGGCGGATCGGTGTGCCTTGCTCGCGAGCTTCGACCCAGATCACGCGAGCGTTCGTGCGCGGCTGCACCCACGTGGAAACCTGGCGGCCCGGAGCCGCTTCGAGGTCGTCGACGTGCGCCGACTGCGGATGCGCCAGCGGAGGTGGAATGTAAGCGACAGGGGCGACGATGTTGCGCAAGGCCGCGCGCGAAGCGCGATAGAACGACGTCGAGTTGTGCGCCGAAGCGGTCCTCACCGTTGCCGGCGCACTGGCGATCCATCCGGTAGTGCCGGTAGTGCCCGTAGTGCCGGCAGTGCCGGTACCGCGCAACGATTTCGGCATCGGCACGAACAGCATCACGACGGCTGCGGCCGCCATGGCCGAGACTCCGGCAACCGAGGCCAGCCGCACGATGGCCGACAGCCCGCGACGCGGACGCGAACGACGGCGATCTGCCGCATCATGCGCGGCGCCACGGCGCGCGCCCTCGCGTTCGAACGACGCATCGCGATCGGCAACGTGGCGGTGTGGAGCGGCGGCGGCGGGCGGCATGCCGAGAGCGGCGTGAACGTCGGCGGCGAGCCCGGAAACGTCCACGGCCGTGACGAGATCCGACACGGCCGTGGAAAGAAGGATTCTGGTCTGCTGCCAGCGAGTGACCTCGCGATCACAGGCTCGACAATTGAAGATGTGGCGCGATGCCGCCAGGGCCTGGTCGCCGGAGAGGAGGTCGTCGACGTAGCGGTCGAAGAGCTGCTCGAAGTCCGTGCAGGACAGATCCGGGATGTTGCCTGCAGGCGCCACGATCAGAGCATCTCCTGAAGGCGGGATTGAAGCTTCTTGCGTGCGTAATGCAAGCGACTCATTACCGTTCCGAGTGAGCACTCGAGAACTTCGCTGATTTCTTCGTAGGAGAGCCCGTCGATTTCGCGCAGGAGTATGACCGCGCGATGATCGGGCGTCAAACTTTCAATCGCCTCGAAGATCTTCCTGCCGAGTTCCCGGCTGCGCACGCTCTTGAAAGGATCGATGCCGAGGGTGGCGGAGCCGTCTCCGACGGCGTCTTCCTTGACGGCGACGCTGTCGTCGAATTCTACCAGCGGCCTTTTGCCGCCTCGTCTCTGGTGGTCGATCGCCAGGTTCATCGCGATTCGGTAAATCCAGGTGTAGAACGACGACTCACCCTTGAAGCCGTCGAGGTTGCGAAACGCCCTGACGAAAGTTTCCTGGAGGATCTCGCGGGCGTCCTCCGGATTGCGGACCATGCCGACGATGACCGACAGCAGGCGGCGCTCGTAGCGCTCGAGGAGTTTCTGGACGGCGTCTCGGTCCCCGGCTTGGGCCCGGGTGACGAGTTCGCCATCGGCAGGATCCACCCGTTTGTCTCCATAGTCCTGGGCCATAGACGCTACAGGTAGTCCCTTATTCGCCCTGCGCAGCGTCCGATCCGTCCCGAATTGAACGATTTTTTGGCGTTCAGTGAGCCTCGGCCCAGCTACCCC is part of the Candidatus Binatia bacterium genome and harbors:
- a CDS encoding ArsA-related P-loop ATPase produces the protein MIEREERDEREARGERNAKNAGIDEVLARHRVVVCVGSGGVGKTTIAAALALVGALAGRRTMVLTIDPARRLAEALGAGELRPGGERIEPRRFEQAGLDPSATLWAGMLDQKSAWDEFIARHSPNPQVRDTILANPFYQNVSRSFAGSTEYMAIEELCRIEESGNFDLIVLDTPPSRHALDFLEAPRRLEDLFDRTLLSWLAGPASAGWSAWKAASRGARFVFERIEDATGIQALSEIASFFSAIESLVDGVTARSRKVRALLQDPSTAFVLVTGPDEQVLEDAEGLTERMQQLGVSLKGVVMNRLQVADGIEDPRRFVRQRGASSHDRLDDRVPDAGDDPLAPLMAALAAQGVAPAVVRWLRGTLEARIVQAAAQEVRREVFEAELPEGISLRVVPEQSRDVHDLAGLAAIARELSRADAC
- a CDS encoding ArsA family ATPase; its protein translation is MSDAGLQFVVGKGGVGKSTLTAALGLEAASHGQRTLVAEIGRHGGLSRLFDAEDIVPGAPRVVAPHLTLLTLEGDEALAEYLRLVIPIKRLLSLVFASRFYSIFVAGAPGLKELMTVGKIWFEAERRMADGQPVWERMFVDAGASGHSLQYLQMPSAAATAFRSGLVHREATRVQQLLADPKRTCVHVVATPEEMPVTEACSIIERLRGDLHFPLGDLFVNRCRPPVPRGAAEAIEVLGRLPAEGEAERLRAAMTEAATDALEWDAVQQAAISRLEECTGLRAERVPLLVREEFGIDDARELVSMLAARRKPGFRPKLARSQRGNP
- the bamD gene encoding outer membrane protein assembly factor BamD, with amino-acid sequence MRLPRPLLRKFAVAGTVAAACAVLSACSAAPTPPEDDLFREASIALEDESYATAISDYKKLLEQYPFSDKAEIASLNIAYAHYLTGQYGDAIASFNDFERLYPVSPLLPFVSYTIGMCWLEQAKDGFRDPTASAEALRQFKKVASEFPRTLYADLAVFRQQQAREDLAAHELVVGDFYRRKKRYDAAQNRYSYVITQYPNTENAARAAARLKDVQLAGASQAEKAQQAKDQKTVDDITTKAAAEAKHEQIEGKPTVKIHAEPPVGAPTPDTPPGDPSASKPTPPSPPQP
- a CDS encoding tyrosine-protein phosphatase; the protein is MTSVRVPLEGAYNFRDLGGIEAAGAARIRPGLVFRSDRLTNLTPTDEARLELLRIGRVFDLRSDLELAHDGPGAFSSRLERHRHVPLVKVSLSLGDSRIDWTKVDLQNRYLDMLEEGAPVVREVVEYLASSHAQPAVIHCTGGKDRTGVVTAVLLRVLGVADSVVIEDYAMSERYLQPFVEATRALMEREGYDPEIVLYLCGSPAERMEKMIADMDARWGSVSGYLDEIGAGEATRAALRLRLLQNS
- a CDS encoding HesA/MoeB/ThiF family protein codes for the protein MYPDFDSLRHLASQTPGPSTKMLVVGAGALGCAAARTLAREPGVALTLVDDDRVELSNLQRQVLYRDDDIGRPKVEAACEALEREFDATVSGVASRFDATTGTALVAGADIVIDATDDPPTKFLINRLCVEASKPWIYAGVARTSGQWMLVVPGRSACLECVFPEIPGAAETAEGCSALGILAPVAGVVGSMQALVALAFAANPQRSRPGRLHVYELGGARSRAVDFPPRADCFCRAATLPAANTAAAAVQAAGPR
- a CDS encoding threonine synthase; the encoded protein is MTSFTTGLQCRECHEKYPWSPLHVCELCFGPLEVQYDYEGIARTLTRELIASRPRNLWRYRELLPVSGEPKVGLYSGFTPLVKADNLARVLGVKDLWVKDDSCNHPTFSYKDRVVSVAISAAVEFGFDTVSCASTGNLANSVSAHAARAGLRCFIFIPNNLERGKVIGSTIYDPTAVAISGNYDDVNRLCTEIADKYGWAFVNINLRPFYTEGAKTYGFEVAEQLGWNLPKHIVVPTAGGTILPKIAKAFDELIQVGLVEKQPYKIYSAQAAGCAPVVNAIRRGADLIEPVKPHTIAKSIAIGNPADGYYVLGAVRDSGGWGEAVTDAEIVEGIRLLARTEGIFTEPAGGTTVAVTKKLIEQGRIPRDETTVICVTGNGYKTIEAVQDAVPVPHEIAAKLEDFDALYEGLDHKAGVRRIA
- a CDS encoding ubiquitin-like small modifier protein 1, translating into MSVRVRIPTPLRKYTAGKDAVAAEGATIAAILDDLEKSCPGLKERICDSEGAVRRFVNLYINGDDIRFLDNTGSPVKDGDEISIVPAIAGGAPARR